A genomic segment from Leopardus geoffroyi isolate Oge1 chromosome A2, O.geoffroyi_Oge1_pat1.0, whole genome shotgun sequence encodes:
- the BRPF1 gene encoding peregrin isoform X11, protein MGVDFDVKTFCHNLRATKPPYECPVETCRKVYKSYSGIEYHLYHYDHDNPPPPQQTPLRKHKKKGRQSRPANKQSPSPSEVSQSPGREVMSYAQAQRMVEVDLHGRVHRISIFDNLDVVSEDEEAPEEAPETGSNKENTETPAATPKSGKHKNKEKRKDSNHHHHHNASVSTTPKLPEVVYRELEQDTPDAPPRPTSYYRYIEKSAEELDEEVEYDMDEEDYIWLDIMNERRKTEGVSPIPQEIFEYLMDRLEKESYFESHNKGDPNALVDEDAVCCICNDGECQNSNVILFCDMCNLAVHQECYGVPYIPEGQWLCRRCLQSPSRAVDCALCPNKGGAFKQTDDGRWAHVVCALWIPEVCFANTVFLEPIDSIEHIPPARWKLTCYICKQRGSGACIQCHKANCYTAFHVTCAQQAGLYMKMEPVRETGANGTSFSVRKTAYCDIHTPPGSARRLPALSHSEGEEDEDEEEDEGKSWSSEKVKKAKAKSRIKMKKARKILAEKRAAAPVVSVPCIPPHRLSKITNRLTIQRKSQFMQRLHSYWTLKRQSRNGVPLLRRLQTHLQSQRNCDQVGRDSEDKNWALKEQLKSWQRLRHDLERARLLVELIRKREKLKRETIKVQQIAMEMQLTPFLILLRKTLEQLQEKDTGNIFSEPVPLSEVTELDEVPDYLDHIKKPMDFFTMKQNLEAYRYLNFDDFEEDFNLIVSNCLKYNAKDTIFYRAAVRLREQGGAVLRQARRQAEKMGIDFETGMHIPHSLAGDEAPQHTEDAAEEERLILLENQKHLPVEEQLKLLLERLDEVNASKQSVSRSRRAKMIKKEMTALRRKLAHQRETGRDGPERHGPSSRGSLTPHPAACDKDGQTDSAAEESSSQETTKDLPANGFSGGNQPVKKSFLVYRNDCSLPRSSSDSESSSSSSSSAASDRTSTTPSKQGRGKPSFSRGTFPEDSSEDTSGTENEAYSVGTGRGVGHSMVRKSLGRGAGWLSEDEDSPLDALDLVWAKCRGYPSYPALIIDPKMPREGMFHHGVPIPVPPLEVLKLGEQMTQEAREHLYLVLFFDNKRTWQWLPRTKLVPLGVNQDLDKEKMLEGRKSNIRKSVQIAYHRALQHRSKVQGEQSSETSDSD, encoded by the exons ATGGGGGTGGACTTTGATGTGAAGACTTTCTGCCACAACTTGCGGGCAACTAAGCCACCATATGAGTGCCCCGTGGAGACCTGCCGTAAGGTCTACAAGAGTTACAGTGGTATTGAGTACCACCTATATCACTATGACCACGACAACCCACCACCCCCGCAGCAGACTCCACTCCGCAAGCACAAAAAGAAGGGGCGCCAATCACGCCCAGCCAACAAGCAGTCGCCCAGCCCCTCAGAGGTATCCCAGTCACCCGGCCGTGAGGTGATGAGCTACGCGCAGGCCCAGCGCATGGTGGAGGTGGACCTGCACGGCCGAGTCCACCGCATCAGCATCTTTGACAACCTGGATGTGGTGTCAGAGGATGAGGAGGCCCCTGAGGAGGCTCCTGAGACTGGTAGCAACAAGGAGAACACCGAGACACCAGCTGCTACTCCCAAGTCAGGCAAGCATAAGAACAAGGAAAAGCGCAAGGACtccaaccatcaccaccaccataaTGCTTCTGTGAGCACCACTCCCAAGCTGCCAGAGGTGGTATACCGGGAGTTGGAGCAGGACACCCCCGATGCCCCACCCCGGCCGACTTCCTATTACCG GTACATTGAGAAGTCGGCAGAGGAGCTGGACGAGGAAGTAGAGTATGACATGGACGAGGAGGACTACATCTGGCTGGATATCATGAATGAGCGGCGGAAGACAGAGGGTGTGAGTCCCATCCCGCAGGAGATCTTTGAGTACCTAATGGACCGGCTGGAGAAGGAGTCCTACTTTGAAAGCCACAATAAAGGTGACCCCAATGCACTAGTGGATGAGGATGCTGTGTGCTGTATCTGCAACGATGGTGAGTGCCAGAACAGCAATGTCATCCTATTTTGTGACATGTGCAACCTGGCTGTGCACCAAGAGTGCTACGGTGTCCCCTACATCCCTGAGGGCCAGTGGCTGTGCCGCCGCTGCCTACAGTCACCCTCCCGAGCTGTGGACTGTGCCCTGTGCCCCAACAAGGGTGGTGCCTTCAAGCAGACAGATGACGGGCGCTGGGCCCATGTGGTGTGTGCCCTGTGGATCCCTGAAGTCTGCTTTGCCAACACAGTCTTCCTGGAGCCTATCGACAGCATTGAGCACATCCCACCAGCTCGCTGGAAGCTGACCTGCTATATTTGCAAACAGCGGGGCTCAGGGGCATGCATTCAGTGCCACAAGGCCAACTGCTACACAGCCTTCCACGTGACATGTGCCCAGCAGGCTGGCCTTTACATGAAGATGGAGCCTGTGCGAGAGACAGGTGCCAATGGCACTTCTTTCAGCGTCCGCAAGACAGCCTACTGTGACATCCACACACCCCCAGGTTCAGCACGCCGCTTGCCTGCCCTGTCCCACAGTGAGGGTGAGGAGGatgaagatgaggaggaggatgagggtAAGAGTTGGAGCTCAGAGAAGGTCAAGAAGGCCAAGGCCAAGTCCCGGATCAAGATGAAGAAGGCACGGAAGATCCTGGCAGAGAAACGGGCCGCAGCACCTGTGGTGTCGGTGCCCTGCATCCCACCACACAG GCTCAGTAAAATCACCAACCGCCTGACCATCCAAAGGAAGAGCCAGTTCATGCAGAGGCTACACAGCTACTGGACGCTGAAACGACAGTCACGAAATGGAGTCCCACTGCTACGTCGCCTGCAGACACATCTGCAGTCTCAGAGGAATTGTGACCAAGTCGGG AGAGATTCTGAGGATAAGAACTGGGCCCTCAAAGAACAGCTCAAGTCCTGGCAGCGCCTCCGGCACGACCTGGAGCGAGCTCGGCTGCTGGTGGAGCTGATCCGCAAGCGGGAGAAACTCAAAAGGGAGACG ATCAAGGTCCAGCAGATCGCCATGGAGATGCAGCTGACCCCCTTCCTCATCCTCCTTCGCAAAACCTTGGAGCAGCTCCAAGAAAAGGACACAGGCAACATCTTCAGCGAGCCGGTCCCTCTGTCTGAGGTAACCGAATTGGACGAA GTACCTGACTACCTAGACCACATCAAAAAGCCCATGGACTTTTTCACCATGAAGCAGAACTTGGAGGCTTACCGCTACCTGAACTTTGATGATTTTGAGGAGGACTTCAACCTTATCGTCAGCAACTGCCTCAAGTATAACGCCAAGGACACCATCTTCTACCGGGCAGCAGTGCGGCTCCGAGAACAGGGTGGCGCTGTGCTCCGCCAGGCCCGGCGCCAGGCAGAAAAAATGGGCATTGACTTTGAGACGGGCATGCATATCCCCCACAGCCTGGCTGGAGATGAGGCCCCACAGCACACTGAAGATG CAGCAGAGGAAGAGCGGCTGATCCTGCTAGAGAACCAGAAGCACCTGCCAGTGGAAGAGCAGCTGAAGTTGTTGCTGGAGCGGCTGGATGAGGTGAATGCCAGCAAGCAGAGTGTGAGTCGTTCACGGCGTGCAAAGATGATCAAGAAAGAGATGACGGCACTGCGGCGGAAGCTTGCCCACCAGCGGGAAACTGGAAGGGATGGGCCTGAGCGTCATGGCCCCTCCAGCCGGGGCAGCCTGACACCCCACCCGGCAGCATGTGACAAGGACGGGCAGACAGACAGTGCCGCCGAAGAGAGCAGCAGCCAGGAGACAACCAAAG ACTTACCAGCTAATGGCTTCAGCGGTGGAAATCAGCCAGTGAAGAAGAGTTTCTTGGTATATCGTAATGACTGCAGCCTTCCCCGGAGCAGCTCCGACTCTGAGTctagcagcagtagcagcagcagcgcTGCCTCAGACCGAACCAG CACAACACCCTCAAAACAGGGCCGGGGCAAGCCCTCCTTCTCTCGGGGCACATTCCCGGAAGACAGCAGTGAAGATACCTCAGGCACTGAGAACGAGGCCTACTCCGTGGGCACTGGCCGCGGCGTGGGCCACAGCA TGGTAAGGAAGAGTCTGGGACGGGGAGCTGGCTGGCTGTCAGAGGATGAGGACTCCCCACTGGATGCTCTGGACCTGGTGTGGGCCAAATGCCGAGGGTATCCATCATACCCAGCTCTG ATAATTGATCCAAAGATGCCCCGGGAAGGTATGTTCCATCATGGGGTTCCTATCCCTGTGCCCCCCCTGGAGGTGCTGAAACTTGGGGAACAGATGACCCAGGAAGCCCGAGAGCATCTCTACCTCGTCCTCTTCTTTGACAACAAGCGAACCTG GCAGTGGCTGCCAAGGACTAAGCTGGTTCCTCTGGGCGTGAACCAGGACCTCGACAAGGAAAAGATGCTGGAGGGCCGCAAATCCAACATCCGCAAATCAGTGCAGATTGCTTACCACCGGGCTCTGCAGCACCGCAGCAAGGTGCAGGGCGAGCAGAGCAGCGAGACCAGTGATAGTGACTGA
- the BRPF1 gene encoding peregrin isoform X3 — MGVDFDVKTFCHNLRATKPPYECPVETCRKVYKSYSGIEYHLYHYDHDNPPPPQQTPLRKHKKKGRQSRPANKQSPSPSEVSQSPGREVMSYAQAQRMVEVDLHGRVHRISIFDNLDVVSEDEEAPEEAPETGSNKENTETPAATPKSGKHKNKEKRKDSNHHHHHNASVSTTPKLPEVVYRELEQDTPDAPPRPTSYYRYIEKSAEELDEEVEYDMDEEDYIWLDIMNERRKTEGVSPIPQEIFEYLMDRLEKESYFESHNKGDPNALVDEDAVCCICNDGECQNSNVILFCDMCNLAVHQECYGVPYIPEGQWLCRRCLQSPSRAVDCALCPNKGGAFKQTDDGRWAHVVCALWIPEVCFANTVFLEPIDSIEHIPPARWKLTCYICKQRGSGACIQCHKANCYTAFHVTCAQQAGLYMKMEPVRETGANGTSFSVRKTAYCDIHTPPGSARRLPALSHSEGEEDEDEEEDEGKSWSSEKVKKAKAKSRIKMKKARKILAEKRAAAPVVSVPCIPPHRLSKITNRLTIQRKSQFMQRLHSYWTLKRQSRNGVPLLRRLQTHLQSQRNCDQVGRDSEDKNWALKEQLKSWQRLRHDLERARLLVELIRKREKLKRETIKVQQIAMEMQLTPFLILLRKTLEQLQEKDTGNIFSEPVPLSEVPDYLDHIKKPMDFFTMKQNLEAYRYLNFDDFEEDFNLIVSNCLKYNAKDTIFYRAAVRLREQGGAVLRQARRQAEKMGIDFETGMHIPHSLAGDEAPQHTEDAAEEERLILLENQKHLPVEEQLKLLLERLDEVNASKQSVSRSRRAKMIKKEMTALRRKLAHQRETGRDGPERHGPSSRGSLTPHPAACDKDGQTDSAAEESSSQETTKGLGPNMSSTPAHEVGRRTSVLFSKKNPKTAGPPKRPGRPPKNRESQMTPSHGGSPVGPPQLPIMGSLRQRKRGRSPRPSSSSDSDSDKSTEDPPMDLPANGFSGGNQPVKKSFLVYRNDCSLPRSSSDSESSSSSSSSAASDRTSTTPSKQGRGKPSFSRGTFPEDSSEDTSGTENEAYSVGTGRGVGHSSKYPHPKPGKPGARYQGLASPLAADLLPLSHSCEVVRKSLGRGAGWLSEDEDSPLDALDLVWAKCRGYPSYPALIIDPKMPREGMFHHGVPIPVPPLEVLKLGEQMTQEAREHLYLVLFFDNKRTWQWLPRTKLVPLGVNQDLDKEKMLEGRKSNIRKSVQIAYHRALQHRSKVQGEQSSETSDSD; from the exons ATGGGGGTGGACTTTGATGTGAAGACTTTCTGCCACAACTTGCGGGCAACTAAGCCACCATATGAGTGCCCCGTGGAGACCTGCCGTAAGGTCTACAAGAGTTACAGTGGTATTGAGTACCACCTATATCACTATGACCACGACAACCCACCACCCCCGCAGCAGACTCCACTCCGCAAGCACAAAAAGAAGGGGCGCCAATCACGCCCAGCCAACAAGCAGTCGCCCAGCCCCTCAGAGGTATCCCAGTCACCCGGCCGTGAGGTGATGAGCTACGCGCAGGCCCAGCGCATGGTGGAGGTGGACCTGCACGGCCGAGTCCACCGCATCAGCATCTTTGACAACCTGGATGTGGTGTCAGAGGATGAGGAGGCCCCTGAGGAGGCTCCTGAGACTGGTAGCAACAAGGAGAACACCGAGACACCAGCTGCTACTCCCAAGTCAGGCAAGCATAAGAACAAGGAAAAGCGCAAGGACtccaaccatcaccaccaccataaTGCTTCTGTGAGCACCACTCCCAAGCTGCCAGAGGTGGTATACCGGGAGTTGGAGCAGGACACCCCCGATGCCCCACCCCGGCCGACTTCCTATTACCG GTACATTGAGAAGTCGGCAGAGGAGCTGGACGAGGAAGTAGAGTATGACATGGACGAGGAGGACTACATCTGGCTGGATATCATGAATGAGCGGCGGAAGACAGAGGGTGTGAGTCCCATCCCGCAGGAGATCTTTGAGTACCTAATGGACCGGCTGGAGAAGGAGTCCTACTTTGAAAGCCACAATAAAGGTGACCCCAATGCACTAGTGGATGAGGATGCTGTGTGCTGTATCTGCAACGATGGTGAGTGCCAGAACAGCAATGTCATCCTATTTTGTGACATGTGCAACCTGGCTGTGCACCAAGAGTGCTACGGTGTCCCCTACATCCCTGAGGGCCAGTGGCTGTGCCGCCGCTGCCTACAGTCACCCTCCCGAGCTGTGGACTGTGCCCTGTGCCCCAACAAGGGTGGTGCCTTCAAGCAGACAGATGACGGGCGCTGGGCCCATGTGGTGTGTGCCCTGTGGATCCCTGAAGTCTGCTTTGCCAACACAGTCTTCCTGGAGCCTATCGACAGCATTGAGCACATCCCACCAGCTCGCTGGAAGCTGACCTGCTATATTTGCAAACAGCGGGGCTCAGGGGCATGCATTCAGTGCCACAAGGCCAACTGCTACACAGCCTTCCACGTGACATGTGCCCAGCAGGCTGGCCTTTACATGAAGATGGAGCCTGTGCGAGAGACAGGTGCCAATGGCACTTCTTTCAGCGTCCGCAAGACAGCCTACTGTGACATCCACACACCCCCAGGTTCAGCACGCCGCTTGCCTGCCCTGTCCCACAGTGAGGGTGAGGAGGatgaagatgaggaggaggatgagggtAAGAGTTGGAGCTCAGAGAAGGTCAAGAAGGCCAAGGCCAAGTCCCGGATCAAGATGAAGAAGGCACGGAAGATCCTGGCAGAGAAACGGGCCGCAGCACCTGTGGTGTCGGTGCCCTGCATCCCACCACACAG GCTCAGTAAAATCACCAACCGCCTGACCATCCAAAGGAAGAGCCAGTTCATGCAGAGGCTACACAGCTACTGGACGCTGAAACGACAGTCACGAAATGGAGTCCCACTGCTACGTCGCCTGCAGACACATCTGCAGTCTCAGAGGAATTGTGACCAAGTCGGG AGAGATTCTGAGGATAAGAACTGGGCCCTCAAAGAACAGCTCAAGTCCTGGCAGCGCCTCCGGCACGACCTGGAGCGAGCTCGGCTGCTGGTGGAGCTGATCCGCAAGCGGGAGAAACTCAAAAGGGAGACG ATCAAGGTCCAGCAGATCGCCATGGAGATGCAGCTGACCCCCTTCCTCATCCTCCTTCGCAAAACCTTGGAGCAGCTCCAAGAAAAGGACACAGGCAACATCTTCAGCGAGCCGGTCCCTCTGTCTGAG GTACCTGACTACCTAGACCACATCAAAAAGCCCATGGACTTTTTCACCATGAAGCAGAACTTGGAGGCTTACCGCTACCTGAACTTTGATGATTTTGAGGAGGACTTCAACCTTATCGTCAGCAACTGCCTCAAGTATAACGCCAAGGACACCATCTTCTACCGGGCAGCAGTGCGGCTCCGAGAACAGGGTGGCGCTGTGCTCCGCCAGGCCCGGCGCCAGGCAGAAAAAATGGGCATTGACTTTGAGACGGGCATGCATATCCCCCACAGCCTGGCTGGAGATGAGGCCCCACAGCACACTGAAGATG CAGCAGAGGAAGAGCGGCTGATCCTGCTAGAGAACCAGAAGCACCTGCCAGTGGAAGAGCAGCTGAAGTTGTTGCTGGAGCGGCTGGATGAGGTGAATGCCAGCAAGCAGAGTGTGAGTCGTTCACGGCGTGCAAAGATGATCAAGAAAGAGATGACGGCACTGCGGCGGAAGCTTGCCCACCAGCGGGAAACTGGAAGGGATGGGCCTGAGCGTCATGGCCCCTCCAGCCGGGGCAGCCTGACACCCCACCCGGCAGCATGTGACAAGGACGGGCAGACAGACAGTGCCGCCGAAGAGAGCAGCAGCCAGGAGACAACCAAAG gCCTGGGTCCCAACATGTCCTCAACCCCCGCACATGAGGTGGGCAGGAGAACCTCAGTTCTGTTCTCCAAAAAGAACCCGAAGACAGCTGGACCGCCCAAGAGGCCGGGCCGGCCCCCCAAAAACCGGGAGAGCCAGATGACCCCCAGCCACGGAGGCAGTCCTGTGGGGCCCCCCCAGCTCCCCATCATGGGCTCCCTACGTCAGCGCAAGCGGGGTAGGAGCCCCCGGCCCAGTTCGAGCTCAGACAGCGACAGTGATAAATCCACAGAAGACCCCCCAATGG ACTTACCAGCTAATGGCTTCAGCGGTGGAAATCAGCCAGTGAAGAAGAGTTTCTTGGTATATCGTAATGACTGCAGCCTTCCCCGGAGCAGCTCCGACTCTGAGTctagcagcagtagcagcagcagcgcTGCCTCAGACCGAACCAG CACAACACCCTCAAAACAGGGCCGGGGCAAGCCCTCCTTCTCTCGGGGCACATTCCCGGAAGACAGCAGTGAAGATACCTCAGGCACTGAGAACGAGGCCTACTCCGTGGGCACTGGCCGCGGCGTGGGCCACAGCAGTAAGTACCCTCACCCAAAGCCAGGGAAGCCGGGGGCCCGGTATCAGGGCCTTGCCAGCCCCCTGGCTGCTgatctgctccctctctcccattcCTGTGAAGTGGTAAGGAAGAGTCTGGGACGGGGAGCTGGCTGGCTGTCAGAGGATGAGGACTCCCCACTGGATGCTCTGGACCTGGTGTGGGCCAAATGCCGAGGGTATCCATCATACCCAGCTCTG ATAATTGATCCAAAGATGCCCCGGGAAGGTATGTTCCATCATGGGGTTCCTATCCCTGTGCCCCCCCTGGAGGTGCTGAAACTTGGGGAACAGATGACCCAGGAAGCCCGAGAGCATCTCTACCTCGTCCTCTTCTTTGACAACAAGCGAACCTG GCAGTGGCTGCCAAGGACTAAGCTGGTTCCTCTGGGCGTGAACCAGGACCTCGACAAGGAAAAGATGCTGGAGGGCCGCAAATCCAACATCCGCAAATCAGTGCAGATTGCTTACCACCGGGCTCTGCAGCACCGCAGCAAGGTGCAGGGCGAGCAGAGCAGCGAGACCAGTGATAGTGACTGA